Part of the Candidatus Neomarinimicrobiota bacterium genome, TTATCTCGATGGCCGCAAGAATGAGAGAGAAAACGAGGCATCTACTCATTTTGATCGCTTTCCCTTACTTCAGGCACTTCTACAAGAGTGTTGAAATAGGTCCTAATCATTTCCTGGTAGTCCCGTGAATAGCCGGCTTTCAGTGCGAGACTGAGCGCCTCCATGGCGAGATTCCTTCTCTGTCCCAGATCAGAAGGCAGGCCGGAGGGTCCTTCGCGGTCGATATCCACTGCCGTTGTCCCCTTTCGCTTCTCCGAAAAGTCTCTCTGTTTCATCGATCGCTGGGAGTCAAGCATTCTGGAAAGAATCTTTTGCTGGCGTTCCACGGTGCGCCGATCAACCTTGTTCAACTGAAAATCTTTAATGACTTCATCCATCTCCTCCGCGATTCCGCTGAGGGATTCGGTTCCCCGGCTCGATCCACGCATCTCTCTCATCAGCTGTTCCAGTGATTTTTTGAGCTGCTCCTGCTGACGCTGAAGTCTCTGACGCATCTGTTCCTGGGCGAAGGCGGCCATCTGCCCCAAGGCCAGTTGCAGCGACAGGTCGTTAATACCTTTTTGCTGACCGGCCATCTGCCGCATCCGCTCCATGAACTGTTCCAAGCCGGCTGCCGAGCCTGATTGCTCTATCGCGTTGATGGCGGCCAGTGTAGCGAGAGCGGCCTCATTCAGAGCAGAGACCGTCGTTCCCTGGCTCTCCACGGCTGCCCTGCCGTTTCTCTCCTCCAGCTTGGTGAGCGATTCATTCATTCCTGCTGTTGCGCGTCCGATGGCTTTGCCCATTTCAGGCGAGACTGCAAAAGTTTCGCTGGAGAGCTGCATAAGGGCGCCGATCAGTTGAGAAAGTTGATCCCGCAACAGTTGCTGGCGGTTTGCCATTTTGCCGAGACGGGGACTGTTTCGCGGCAGGTTCTTGGTCTCCTGCTGAAGTTCCTCCTGCTCCTTGGAGATATACAAGGTGTTTTGCAGTGCCTTCTCAAACTTTGCCACCATCGCTTCAACTGTTTCGCCACGAAACGACTCCCGAATATTAGTGATATCGGTGGTCATTCGGTTCAGGTTTTCGGCGCCTTGTATAGCCGATTGTGACCCCTTTTTCATTTCGTCGCGTCTCAACTGTCGTGATGCAGCCTTCAACTCACGGGAGGTCTCATCAGCTACGTATGACTGGGCCAGTTCTTCCAGTTCATCTGAGGGCATTCTTGCGAACGGCTCCATATCACGCGCTGCATCGCTCATCAGTTCCTTGATGTTCTCGAACTCCTGGCTGTTGCGTAACTGTTCCTCAGCAAGGTTCTGGGACTCACCCCGGTTTGTATCCTCTAAGGTTCTTTGGGCCAGGTTCTCTTGCCTCTCAGTGAGCAGTTCCATTCTGGATACCAGTTCATCGATTTTTTGCTCCGCCTGGATCCGTTTAAAGATGTCTATAAACCGATCAAGCTGACGTTCAACAGCAGTGGTGTTCAACCGAAAATCTTCAAGTGCCTGTAGAAGCTGTTCCGGCGTCACTTCTGTCGTCGCTTCCTGCAGCTGTTCCATCGCTTGTAGAAGCTCAGGAGTCAGCACATCCTGAAGCAGTTCATTCAGATTTCTGAATTTCTCGATCAGATCGGGAGAGAACAGTTCGTGTTTATCGGACTGTTCAGCAATTTTCTGCAGTGCCTCTTGGAGAGACTGAATTTGCTCAAGTTTTTCCTGCACCGTTTCGATGGACTTCTTCACACTTTGCTGCTGTTCCCAGTTCAATTTTTCCTGCTTCAGCGCTTCCAGTTCGATAGACTCCAGTACTTCATCAATCCTCTTCAATTCTTGCTGAATCTGCCGCGCATCTTCTTCAACGGACTCTTCCTGTTCCAGAGTTCTGGCATAGAGATCAGTAAGTGACGGAAATCTGGCAGTCAATGTGGGTGAGACAGCTTTCTTCGGTCCCGAGACTTCATCGTTGTCGTAGAGTTCAATATGGAATTCAAGTTCGTCCTCTGGCATGAGATTGAGACTGCTCACGTCCCAGATGGTGTAGACATCTTGGGAAGTTTCCTCCTTGGAGAAGGAATGGATGCTGTGGATACTCACAAGGTCGCGGGATTGTGTTGCGGAACCTGTTGACAGGTAGTCCGGGTGACGTGTTTCATAGACGATCTGCAGGTTGGAGAAACCGAAATCATCTTCAATATGCAAATGCACCGGAACTGTAAAATCACTGCCTAGCTCTGTATAGTCTTCAGGCAGGAGAACTTCCAGCGTCGGCGGCACATCCTCCAAGGCGATGAGGTGATACTCGATAGGATCCAGGTTACCGATCCCGCGGCCGTCAAAAATGTAGGTTGAGAATGTTCGATCTTCCATCAGAGATAGTCTTCCTGTGGCCCGGTTCCTCGTGACGGTCAAATCACTCTTTTGGCCAAACCCGGCCTCTTCTGCTTTAGAGAATTCCAGGTAAGCTCGCGAAAGTGGTTTATCTGACTTGAGTTCGATCTCCACTCCCGAACCTTTGAATCCGCGTATTTCCGCAATGTTGCCACCTTGCACAGAGGCCTCCAGACCTGTGTATGCAGGTGGATTGATGGTGACAGCAAACTGTTCAATGGTCGGCCGGTCGATAACAGTTATCCTGTAATGAGGAGAAGTAATCTCATCCCACGGCTGCCAGAAGTGAGTCGCCTTTACGTAAGCACGGTAGCGAAGATTTTGAAAGATATCCTGCAGTTCGTGCCGGTATGAACCATCTTCGGATGGAAACAGTTCTGTCACTTCCCTTTTTTCAGGTGCAACTACCTCTACCATGAGGTGATCGGTCACTTTGTGATCTCCCGTGGTTCTGAATGCGATAACAGCATTGTCGCCACCCATGAGTGCCAGATCGCCAACCTCACTTTTTATCTGGAAGGGGAGTGGAACAGAGAAGGTAGTTCGTGGATGAATCCACCGCCTTGCCGATCCAATGAACTCAGGCAGGAAGGCTAGTGCTGCAACAAGGGATAGCACCACCACTGCGGTCGCAGGCTGCCAGAGTTTGCGCGCGAATGTATTGGACAGAACAGAAAGCGGGTCGAGAGTCTCCAGCCTGGTTAATATGCGGGAGATGAAGTCCGAAGCGAGATCGCTGGAAAACGGTTCAGCTTGAGTGAGAGAATCCTCCAACTGATAGGCATTGAGTACCTTGTCTTGCTTCTCAAAGGCTTGCGTACCAACTTGCAAAGCACATTTCTCAATAGAGTATCTGGAGACCCCGTTCATCTTAATCAAAGTAGTGAGGATTAAAGCTGCAGCCGCAACACCGATAAAAATTATTAGTCCGCTGATCCAGAAGCCGTAGCGGATAGGGGCAGGAAGCCAAAAGAGAGCCTCCAGCGCCAGGAGTGAAACGACTGCCACCACCGCAACTGGTATAAGTATCCAGGCTGATGCCACCAGATCGTTCCTGATGAGCCGGCGCTGGAAAGGTTTCAGTTTTGTAGCGATCCTGTTCATAGCTACTGGGTCAAGGCGTAAAAGAAGATGTTGGTTCCCATTTTCATTGCTGCCAGATGTTTCTCTTCCGGATCACTGTGAACGGATGGGTCTTCCCAGCCGTCGCCAAGATCGGTCTCGAAAGTGTAGAAGATCATGAGCCGATTACTGTCAAATAATCCTAAACCCTGAGGCGACTTTCCGTCGTGTTCATGGATTTTGGGCAGACCGTTGGGAAACTTGAACGGCAAACTGTATATAGGGTGATCAAAAGGGAGTTCCACCCACGCTTTGTCTGGGAACACTCGATTCATCTCGCGCCGGAATGAAGCGTCCATGCCGTAGTTGTCGTCTGCATGGAGAAAGCCGCCGGCTAGGAGATATCTCCTCAACCGTTCCACCTCGCGATCTGAAAAACGGATGTTTCCATGACCTGTGATGTAGAGATAGGGGTAACTGAAGATTTCATCATCTTGCAGCGAATATCTCGCTTCCAGCGGTGAGATCACGATATTGGTGTTGTCTGCAATGAACTTGAGCAGATTGGGGAGGGAGCTAGGATCGCTGTACCAGTCACCGCCGCCGGAGTACCGCAGACGGCATATGGTTAGCGTGCCGTTCTCTTTTGCCAAAGTTGAATTGGCGAGAAGTATAAAGATGAACAAGCCGGTTGTCAGCCAGCGAAGTTTTTTGGTAGAATTCGGTAACAGCATCATGTTCAGTTTTTCACCTTAAATAAGTTACGAAAGGCATTGGTTCCCGAACCGGAAAATTTCACCGTGTAGTTAGTGTGAAACTAACCCTTGGATAAAAACGGAGAGGCTGGTACTTTAATCCAATCATGCGTTATTCAAACGTCAAACGGATAGTTCTTCTTCTGTCTCTCGGCTTATTGTGTCAGCCTTTAGCGGTTTACGGACAGGAAGAGAAGGAGAAAGAGGAGAAAACGTCCCGCATTAAAGGGTTCGCACAGAAGATTAAACTCAACCTGGTCAAGTTCAAGCTCTCTTCGCCGAGGGAGATCTATTCTGCCGTCAAAGATGGTGACAATCCGGCATTTGAGGCAGTTTTCCGCCCGCTGGAATTTCGCGAACCGATAATGACAATTCCCGCCGAGGGACGCTACGGCGTCGGTTTCTACGGTTGGAAAGGGCTGAATCCTCTCGCCATAGGCCCGAAGACGATCTCTTATGAAACAGATACTCTATCGACTCTCTCCTCCATCGGATTCACAGGGCGCATGGGTACGTTTTTAGAATTCGACGCTGTGCAGACGAATCTCTCTTATGCCCTGTTCAAGAAGAGCTATGTTGACTTTCTTACCGGCTTCGGTCTCAGGTACAGTTCAATTCTACCACTGCCGAGGATGGAACTCACCGATGCAATCCTGATCACAGGCGCTCCCGAAGTACCTACTTCGTGGGGCGTTGAGAAGACGTTCTCTCCGTCAGCACTTGAGGCAAATGTCGTCTCCTCATTTATCCTGCAGTGGCGTCCAAAATGGTTCATCCACTTAAAATATTCCTACGGACTCAATTATATGCGGTTCTACAAAGATGACGTCATGAACAGCACGCCGTACGGTCTTGGTCGATCATCGGCCTATTCGGTAGGATTGAAGATAATCAGGGAGACCGCGCGGGAGGCTCGGTATGCTTGGGGAATCGAGTTCAGGCACGTCTTTCACAACGTATCAACCATCAAGGATCCAGACAATGTGACCCCCATCTCAGCCATGCAGTTACCCAATCTGGGACTTTATTTCACTTTCAGCGCTTTCTACGGCGGAAGAACCACGGTAGGCGATGTGGGGAAGAAGCTGTTCCTTAATAGAGATTACGTCGCTGCCAAGCCAAAGCTTGTTCAATTCATCAACACTTACCCAGATCACGCCAGAGCGGACAGAGCGAAAAAACTTCTGGCGCTGACAAATAAACGGATTCCGCAACAGCTCTATGCTGAAGGGCTGAATCTCGAAGACCGCACTAAAATGGACGAAGCTGTGACGAAGTATCTTGATGCGACCAGGACAGCCGATGAAGAGTTAGGCAAGACGCTCGCCATAGAACTGGAAAACATGGCCAAGTATTATATACAAGCAGCGGACAGCCTGGTCAAGGAAGGGAAAAATGATGAAGCCATCCAGATGGCACGGAAGGCGGCGGCGATTTCCGAGTGGGGCAAGGATGCGCAGCGAAAACTTGTGGGTAAGATCTATCTTGTGCAGGGAAACAGCCTCGCCCTGTCAGGACTATACCACATGGCGCTGGCAAAGTATGTTGAAGCTTTGAAACTGAACCCCGGATTGAAAGATAAAGTCCGTAAGGCGGAACTCGAGGCCGCTGTCGGTATGGTGGAAGACGTCAATACTGCCCACGATGAAGCTTCGTTGCGAGTTGCCCTTGAATCGCTTCGTCAGGTAAAGGAGATACTGCGCGAGCCGGACTACAGGTTTGACGAAGTAGTCATGAAGTTAGAGAAACAGCTTAGAGCGGTGGAAGACGGTCGCGTGCGCAAGCTGATGGTTGACTCCATGCACGAAGCGAGACAGGAAATCATCCGGCGGCATGAACCGAGAGTGACGGAGGGAATGCTTGTGTCAGAGGTTCAGGATATTCTTGGCGATCCCCATGAAGTGGTGCAAAGAGAAGGAGTAAAGGATCAGAACTATCAGATGTGGATCTATTATCTTGCGGACAAGAAGAAAAAGCTGCTTTACTTCGAGAACTACGTGCTTTATAAGATTGAGGAGGGGTAGGGGACTAGTCCATCTACTCCCGCTGTTGCGGGATATGATGGATAAATGAGTGGTTAGCAGTCGCGAGTTCAAATCTCGCCGCTCCGACCGTAAAAGCCTTCCAATGGAAGGCTTTTTGTTATTTCTAACTTGTTTAGATGCGAACGTTTTAACAGCTTGACTTAGATAAGTTTAAAACTAATGTGATGATCGTTATGTCTTTATTTTTTTTTCATTTTTTCACTTTTCTTCATTATTTAAGCTGTTTTTAAGTGGTTTTTAAGGTTTTCTTTAAGTCTCATTAGTTAAACTGTAATTAGAATAATGAATGAGCAGTGGCACAAAACAGTCCAGTGGAATCATACATTGGTGAAATCATAGCCGGTATTCTGGCGCGGTGATTCTAGAATTGCAAGAATAGGGAGGTCTAACAATGATCAGAAAAGATGCACTCGTTTTATTTTTTTCTATTTCCGCTCTTCTTTTGGCTTCGGAAAGGTCCACTGACAACAAGCATCTTAAACAAGCCGATGCTGTGCCTCTTTCAGATGAGGAGAAACAGGTTCACCACAGACTCTATTCAGGGGATAAACTGTACCCCGGTGCTGTCATTAAGGATTTTGACTTTGATAGAATTCTTTCGCTTAATAGAAGTCGGGAGGGGTCAAGTTCTGCCTCAAAGAAATTCTCACGATCTGAAAAATTAAGGAATAGAGGCAACACCAGCTTTATGCGATCAACACCCAGCACAGATATGAGACACATAGATCATGAACCTCAAAAACTTAGCGGGTCTCAAAATTTCCTGGCCCAGGGCTATTTTCCGCAGGTAGCTATAGCTGAAAACGGTCATATATATGTTGTTTACATGACGAACGAATCTGAAAACACCGAATATTTATCGTTTTATGTTTACAAGTCCGCTGATGGAGGAGAAACCTGGACCTATGTGGGTGGTGTTTATAACACCAGCACAGATATTAATTATCCGGATATTGAAGTGCTAGATGACAGATTAATTGTTGTTTTCGAAGTTGCTGGCAAACTTAATTTTTACACGAGAGAACTTGAAGATGAAGGATATGAGTTTTATGAAATTGCTTTGCCAGACAATTACGATCTTTGGTGGGGATCAATAACATCTGACAAATTTTACTACGGTTTTGATGATACTTGGTTATACCTCTCTTATGCAGCTACGGACACAGTAAATCAAAAGAGGGATGTCTTCACTACACAATTAACTGACCCGACAAAAACCAACTGGACGACCCCAGTAAAGCTTACCGATGGCGAACTTGGAGCGATGAGACCAGGAATTGCCATAGCGTATACTACGGAAGAAGCTTATGCTGATTCAGAATGGGTTGTCACGACATGGCGAGATACACTGTACAATGGCTATGCGGGAAGAGTTGATATTTATTCCAAAACTACACACACTGAAATAGTTATACCATCAGAGTCAGGTACGGAAGGGTGGGGTTCCTGGGCACCTGCTGTTGCGGCGTACTGGAATAAAGTTTTTGTTTCTTCATCACTTTGGTGGGGAACAGATAACACTACCAATGAATATGATGACATCTCATGGACTTTCAGTG contains:
- a CDS encoding DUF4159 domain-containing protein → MMLLPNSTKKLRWLTTGLFIFILLANSTLAKENGTLTICRLRYSGGGDWYSDPSSLPNLLKFIADNTNIVISPLEARYSLQDDEIFSYPYLYITGHGNIRFSDREVERLRRYLLAGGFLHADDNYGMDASFRREMNRVFPDKAWVELPFDHPIYSLPFKFPNGLPKIHEHDGKSPQGLGLFDSNRLMIFYTFETDLGDGWEDPSVHSDPEEKHLAAMKMGTNIFFYALTQ
- a CDS encoding sialidase family protein is translated as MIRKDALVLFFSISALLLASERSTDNKHLKQADAVPLSDEEKQVHHRLYSGDKLYPGAVIKDFDFDRILSLNRSREGSSSASKKFSRSEKLRNRGNTSFMRSTPSTDMRHIDHEPQKLSGSQNFLAQGYFPQVAIAENGHIYVVYMTNESENTEYLSFYVYKSADGGETWTYVGGVYNTSTDINYPDIEVLDDRLIVVFEVAGKLNFYTRELEDEGYEFYEIALPDNYDLWWGSITSDKFYYGFDDTWLYLSYAATDTVNQKRDVFTTQLTDPTKTNWTTPVKLTDGELGAMRPGIAIAYTTEEAYADSEWVVTTWRDTLYNGYAGRVDIYSKTTHTEIVIPSESGTEGWGSWAPAVAAYWNKVFVSSSLWWGTDNTTNEYDDISWTFS